From one Musa acuminata AAA Group cultivar baxijiao chromosome BXJ2-6, Cavendish_Baxijiao_AAA, whole genome shotgun sequence genomic stretch:
- the LOC135614118 gene encoding phytochrome C-like isoform X2, with product MSSRSNRASCSRSSSARSKHSARVVAQTTLDAKLHADFEDPDHPFDYSSSIGAANRSSGADSSAVPSSAVSTYLQTMQRGKLIQPFGCLLAVEDETLAIIAYSENAPEMLDLAPHAVPTMEQREALTIGTDIRTLFRSPSSVALQKAAGFSDVNLLNPILVHCRSSGKPFYAIMHRIDVGLVIDLEPVNPADVPVTAAGALKSYKLAAKAISRLQSLPSGNISLLCDVLVREVSDLTGYDRVMAYKFHEDEHGEVIAECRRPELESYLGLHYPATDIPQASRFLFMKNKVRMICDCSAPPVKVIQDKRLTQPLSLCGSTLRAPHGCHSQYMANMGSTASLVMSVTISEDEDEAGGDQQHKGRKLWGLLVCHHTSPRFIPFPLRYACEFLMQVFGVQLNKEVELGAQLKEKHILRTQTLLCDMLLRDAPIGIFTRSPNVMDLVKCDGAALYYRNQVWLLETTPTEAQIRDIVAWLVECHDGSTGLSTDSMTEAGYPGAAELGDAVCGMAAIKISSRDFLFWFRSHTAKEIIWGGAKHEPVDKDDEDRRMHPRTSFKAFLEVVKRRSLPWEDVEMDAIHSLQLILRGSLQGETVDVDSKIIVSASPDDATKIQWVDELRTVTNEMVRLIETASVPIWAIDASGNINGWNSKAADLTGLPVQEAIGMPLIDIVKDDSVDVAKNVLHLALQGKEEKNIEIKLKSFSHQESNSSVILVVNSCCSRDVKDNIVGVCFVAQDVTSQKLMMDKYTRIQGDYVAIVQNPNELIPPIFIVNEYGCCFEWNSAMEKVSGIKRKDAIDKMLVGELFCLHGFGCRVKDHDTLTKLRIVLNGVMAGEDADKFIFGFFDLNGKYVEALLSANKRIDSEGKNTGALCFMRVASPELQHALQVQKLSEQAAINSLKELAYLRQEIRNSLNGITFTQNLMEATDLTEEQKQLLRRKALCQEQLAKILDDMDLDSIEQCHKPRHGSKQGTGGGASSRLACGSIFYVFVWG from the exons ATGTCATCCAGGTCCAACAGGGCGAGCTGCTCCAGGAGCAGCTCGGCCCGCTCCAAGCACAGCGCTCGCGTGGTCGCCCAGACCACCTTGGACGCCAAGCTCCATGCCGACTTCGAGGACCCCGATCACCCGTTCGATTACTCCTCCTCGATCGGCGCTGCCAACCGGTCGAGCGGCGCCGACAGCAGCGCCGTGCCTTCCTCCGCCGTCTCCACATATCTGCAGACGATGCAGCGCGGGAAGCTGATCCAGCCTTTTGGGTGCCTGCTGGCCGTCGAAGACGAGACGTTAGCCATAATTGCCTACAGCGAGAATGCGCCCGAGATGCTCGACCTGGCGCCGCACGCCGTCCCCACCATGGAGCAGCGCGAGGCCTTGACGATTGGCACCGACATCCGAACTCTCTTCCGATCTCCGAGCTCGGTGGCGCTGCAGAAGGCCGCTGGCTTCAGCGACGTCAATCTCCTCAACCCCATATTGGTACATTGCAGAAGCTCGGGCAAGCCTTTCTACGCCATTATGCACCGGATTGATGTGGGATTGGTGATAGACTTGGAGCCTGTCAACCCTGCCGATGTACCGGTGACGGCAGCAGGAGCGCTGAAATCCTATAAACTGGCTGCCAAAGCCATTTCGAGGCTGCAGTCTTTGCCTAGTGGGAACATCTCCCTCTTGTGTGATGTTCTGGTACGGGAAGTGAGCGATCTTACGGGATATGACAGGGTGATGGCGTACAAGTTTCACGAAGACGAACATGGCGAAGTCATAGCTGAGTGCAGGAGACCAGAATTGGAGTCTTATCTTGGCTTGCATTACCCTGCCACTGATATCCCGCAGGCTTCACGTTTTCTCTTCATGAAGAACAAGGTTAGGATGATATGCGACTGTTCTGCTCCACCGGTTAAAGTGATCCAGGACAAGAGATTGACTCAACCTCTGAGTCTCTGTGGTTCGACCTTGAGAGCACCTCATGGTTGCCACTCTCAGTACATGGCAAACATGGGCTCCACTGCGTCTCTTGTAATGTCGGTCACGATCAGTGAGGACGAAGACGAAGCAGGTGGTGATCAGCAGCACAAGGGGCGGAAGCTTTGGGGGCTGCTGGTTTGTCATCACACCAGTCCGAGGTTTATCCCTTTTCCACTTAGATATGCCTGCGAATTCCTCATGCAGGTATTTGGGGTGCAGCTGAACAAAGAGGTAGAGCTTGGAGCTCAGTTAAAGGAGAAGCACATCCTTCGAACACAAACTCTTCTTTGTGATATGCTTCTCCGTGATGCACCAATTGGTATCTTCACCCGGTCTCCAAATGTTATGGATCTTGTTAAGTGTGATGGTGCTGCACTTTATTACCGAAACCAGGTTTGGCTGCTCGAAACAACACCTACCGAAGCACAGATAAGGGATATCGTAGCATGGCTCGTGGAGTGCCATGATGGTTCTACTGGTTTGAGTACCGACAGCATGACAGAAGCAGGTTATCCCGGTGCTGCTGAACTCGGAGATGCAGTCTGTGGCATGGCTGCAATTAAGATTTCTTCCAGGGATTTTCTCTTTTGGTTCAGGTCACACACAGCAAAGGAGATCATATGGGGCGGTGCTAAACATGAACCTGTTGATAAAGACGATGAGGACCGAAGAATGCATCCACGCACTTCATTTAAGGCCTTCTTAGAGGTTGTGAAGAGGAGGAGTCTTCCTTGGGAGGATGTTGAAATGGATGCAATCCATTCGTTGCAGCTCATATTGCGTGGCTCTCTGCAAGGAGAGACTGTTGATGTTGATTCAAAGATAATTGTGAGTGCATCACCGGATGATGCAACCAAGATCCAATGGGTGGACGAACTGCGTACTGTTACAAATGAAATGGTTCGTCTAATTGAAACTGCAAGTGTGCCCATTTGGGCAATTGATGCATCAGGTAACATAAACGGCTGGAATAGCAAAGCAGCAGATTTGACTGGTTTACCTGTGCAAGAAGCTATTGGGATGCCTCTGATTGATATTGTCAAGGATGATTCAGTTGACGTGGCAAAAAATGTGCTGCACTTGGCTTTGCAAG gaaaggaagagaaaaacATTGAGATTAAACTAAAGTCATTCAGCCATCAGGAAAGTAATAGCTCTGTGATCCTAGTCGTCAATTCTTGCTGCAGCCGTGACGTGAAGGATAATATTGTTGGTGTTTGCTTTGTCGCGCAAGATGTGACCAGTCAGAAACTGATGATGGATAAGTACACTCGCATTCAAGGTGATTACGTTGCAATAGTGCAAAATCCCAATGAGCTGATCCCCCCTATTTTTATAGTCAACGAGTATGGTTGCTGTTTCGAGTGGAATTCAGCCATGGAAAAGGTATCAGGCATAAAGAGGAAGGATGCAATTGACAAGATGCTTGTTGGCGAGTTGTTCTGTCTTCATGGTTTTGGCTGTCGGGTCAAGGACCATGACACATTGACCAAGTTAAGGATAGTATTGAATGGTGTAATGGCAGGCGAAGATGCCGACAAGTTTATATTTGGATTTTTTGACCTTAATGGTAAGTATGTTGAGGCATTGCTCTCCGCAAACAAGAGGATTGATTCTGAGGGGAAAAATACTGGGGCATTATGCTTTATGCGTGTTGCCAGTCCAGAGCTTCAACATGCCTTGCAAGTGCAGAAGTTGTCTGAACAAGCTGCGATAAACAGTCTCAAGGAACTAGCTTATCTTCGTCAAGAAATAAGGAACTCACTAAACGGCATTACATTTACGCAAAACTTGATGGAGGCAACTGACTTAACTGAGGAGCAGAAGCAACTTCTTAGAAGGAAAGCCCTCTGCCAAGAGCAGTTGGCAAAGATCTTAGATGACATGGATTTAGATAGCATTGAACAGTG TCATAAACCAAGGCATGGCTCTAAGCAGGGAACGGGAGGTGGCGCTTCTTCAAGATTGGCCTGCGGAAGTATCTTCTATGTATTTGTATGGGGATAA
- the LOC135613384 gene encoding uncharacterized protein LOC135613384, which yields MAIQEKLMQAAVEHRFHLAVAAALVAALFSLLSLGPSFSAVAGFFWPLLVSTGFLLVAVAVLLRISPPPGETSGEELINYVAGRPEDGQLTRDYDEAADGVTDQRRGEEAAAEDAERRKSQ from the coding sequence ATGGCGATCCAAGAGAAGCTGATGCAGGCGGCGGTGGAGCACCGGTTCCACCTGGCCGTCGCCGCCGCTCTGGTCGCGGCGCTCTTCTCCCTCCTCAGCCTCGGCCCCAGCTTCTCCGCCGTGGCCGGCTTCTTCTGGCCTCTCCTCGTCTCCACCGGCTTCCTGCTCGTCGCCGTAGCCGTCCTCCTCCGGATCTCCCCGCCCCCGGGGGAGACCTCCGGGGAGGAGCTCATCAACTACGTCGCCGGCCGGCCGGAGGACGGCCAGCTAACGAGGGACTACGACGAGGCGGCGGACGGCGTGACGGATCAGCGGCGAGGAGaagaggcggcggcggaggacgcAGAGCGCCGCAAGTCACAGTGA
- the LOC135614118 gene encoding phytochrome C-like isoform X1, giving the protein MSSRSNRASCSRSSSARSKHSARVVAQTTLDAKLHADFEDPDHPFDYSSSIGAANRSSGADSSAVPSSAVSTYLQTMQRGKLIQPFGCLLAVEDETLAIIAYSENAPEMLDLAPHAVPTMEQREALTIGTDIRTLFRSPSSVALQKAAGFSDVNLLNPILVHCRSSGKPFYAIMHRIDVGLVIDLEPVNPADVPVTAAGALKSYKLAAKAISRLQSLPSGNISLLCDVLVREVSDLTGYDRVMAYKFHEDEHGEVIAECRRPELESYLGLHYPATDIPQASRFLFMKNKVRMICDCSAPPVKVIQDKRLTQPLSLCGSTLRAPHGCHSQYMANMGSTASLVMSVTISEDEDEAGGDQQHKGRKLWGLLVCHHTSPRFIPFPLRYACEFLMQVFGVQLNKEVELGAQLKEKHILRTQTLLCDMLLRDAPIGIFTRSPNVMDLVKCDGAALYYRNQVWLLETTPTEAQIRDIVAWLVECHDGSTGLSTDSMTEAGYPGAAELGDAVCGMAAIKISSRDFLFWFRSHTAKEIIWGGAKHEPVDKDDEDRRMHPRTSFKAFLEVVKRRSLPWEDVEMDAIHSLQLILRGSLQGETVDVDSKIIVSASPDDATKIQWVDELRTVTNEMVRLIETASVPIWAIDASGNINGWNSKAADLTGLPVQEAIGMPLIDIVKDDSVDVAKNVLHLALQGKEEKNIEIKLKSFSHQESNSSVILVVNSCCSRDVKDNIVGVCFVAQDVTSQKLMMDKYTRIQGDYVAIVQNPNELIPPIFIVNEYGCCFEWNSAMEKVSGIKRKDAIDKMLVGELFCLHGFGCRVKDHDTLTKLRIVLNGVMAGEDADKFIFGFFDLNGKYVEALLSANKRIDSEGKNTGALCFMRVASPELQHALQVQKLSEQAAINSLKELAYLRQEIRNSLNGITFTQNLMEATDLTEEQKQLLRRKALCQEQLAKILDDMDLDSIEQCYMELNTVEFNLGEALDAVINQGMALSREREVALLQDWPAEVSSMYLYGDNLRLQQVLADFLSSALQFAPVADGSIALQVIPRKERIGTGVQVVHLKFRIIHPAPGIPETLVQEMFHHSQGMSREGLGLFISQKLVKIMNGTVQYLREAERSSFIILVEFPLVQHHTGSRTHGSSTSKKKLHLA; this is encoded by the exons ATGTCATCCAGGTCCAACAGGGCGAGCTGCTCCAGGAGCAGCTCGGCCCGCTCCAAGCACAGCGCTCGCGTGGTCGCCCAGACCACCTTGGACGCCAAGCTCCATGCCGACTTCGAGGACCCCGATCACCCGTTCGATTACTCCTCCTCGATCGGCGCTGCCAACCGGTCGAGCGGCGCCGACAGCAGCGCCGTGCCTTCCTCCGCCGTCTCCACATATCTGCAGACGATGCAGCGCGGGAAGCTGATCCAGCCTTTTGGGTGCCTGCTGGCCGTCGAAGACGAGACGTTAGCCATAATTGCCTACAGCGAGAATGCGCCCGAGATGCTCGACCTGGCGCCGCACGCCGTCCCCACCATGGAGCAGCGCGAGGCCTTGACGATTGGCACCGACATCCGAACTCTCTTCCGATCTCCGAGCTCGGTGGCGCTGCAGAAGGCCGCTGGCTTCAGCGACGTCAATCTCCTCAACCCCATATTGGTACATTGCAGAAGCTCGGGCAAGCCTTTCTACGCCATTATGCACCGGATTGATGTGGGATTGGTGATAGACTTGGAGCCTGTCAACCCTGCCGATGTACCGGTGACGGCAGCAGGAGCGCTGAAATCCTATAAACTGGCTGCCAAAGCCATTTCGAGGCTGCAGTCTTTGCCTAGTGGGAACATCTCCCTCTTGTGTGATGTTCTGGTACGGGAAGTGAGCGATCTTACGGGATATGACAGGGTGATGGCGTACAAGTTTCACGAAGACGAACATGGCGAAGTCATAGCTGAGTGCAGGAGACCAGAATTGGAGTCTTATCTTGGCTTGCATTACCCTGCCACTGATATCCCGCAGGCTTCACGTTTTCTCTTCATGAAGAACAAGGTTAGGATGATATGCGACTGTTCTGCTCCACCGGTTAAAGTGATCCAGGACAAGAGATTGACTCAACCTCTGAGTCTCTGTGGTTCGACCTTGAGAGCACCTCATGGTTGCCACTCTCAGTACATGGCAAACATGGGCTCCACTGCGTCTCTTGTAATGTCGGTCACGATCAGTGAGGACGAAGACGAAGCAGGTGGTGATCAGCAGCACAAGGGGCGGAAGCTTTGGGGGCTGCTGGTTTGTCATCACACCAGTCCGAGGTTTATCCCTTTTCCACTTAGATATGCCTGCGAATTCCTCATGCAGGTATTTGGGGTGCAGCTGAACAAAGAGGTAGAGCTTGGAGCTCAGTTAAAGGAGAAGCACATCCTTCGAACACAAACTCTTCTTTGTGATATGCTTCTCCGTGATGCACCAATTGGTATCTTCACCCGGTCTCCAAATGTTATGGATCTTGTTAAGTGTGATGGTGCTGCACTTTATTACCGAAACCAGGTTTGGCTGCTCGAAACAACACCTACCGAAGCACAGATAAGGGATATCGTAGCATGGCTCGTGGAGTGCCATGATGGTTCTACTGGTTTGAGTACCGACAGCATGACAGAAGCAGGTTATCCCGGTGCTGCTGAACTCGGAGATGCAGTCTGTGGCATGGCTGCAATTAAGATTTCTTCCAGGGATTTTCTCTTTTGGTTCAGGTCACACACAGCAAAGGAGATCATATGGGGCGGTGCTAAACATGAACCTGTTGATAAAGACGATGAGGACCGAAGAATGCATCCACGCACTTCATTTAAGGCCTTCTTAGAGGTTGTGAAGAGGAGGAGTCTTCCTTGGGAGGATGTTGAAATGGATGCAATCCATTCGTTGCAGCTCATATTGCGTGGCTCTCTGCAAGGAGAGACTGTTGATGTTGATTCAAAGATAATTGTGAGTGCATCACCGGATGATGCAACCAAGATCCAATGGGTGGACGAACTGCGTACTGTTACAAATGAAATGGTTCGTCTAATTGAAACTGCAAGTGTGCCCATTTGGGCAATTGATGCATCAGGTAACATAAACGGCTGGAATAGCAAAGCAGCAGATTTGACTGGTTTACCTGTGCAAGAAGCTATTGGGATGCCTCTGATTGATATTGTCAAGGATGATTCAGTTGACGTGGCAAAAAATGTGCTGCACTTGGCTTTGCAAG gaaaggaagagaaaaacATTGAGATTAAACTAAAGTCATTCAGCCATCAGGAAAGTAATAGCTCTGTGATCCTAGTCGTCAATTCTTGCTGCAGCCGTGACGTGAAGGATAATATTGTTGGTGTTTGCTTTGTCGCGCAAGATGTGACCAGTCAGAAACTGATGATGGATAAGTACACTCGCATTCAAGGTGATTACGTTGCAATAGTGCAAAATCCCAATGAGCTGATCCCCCCTATTTTTATAGTCAACGAGTATGGTTGCTGTTTCGAGTGGAATTCAGCCATGGAAAAGGTATCAGGCATAAAGAGGAAGGATGCAATTGACAAGATGCTTGTTGGCGAGTTGTTCTGTCTTCATGGTTTTGGCTGTCGGGTCAAGGACCATGACACATTGACCAAGTTAAGGATAGTATTGAATGGTGTAATGGCAGGCGAAGATGCCGACAAGTTTATATTTGGATTTTTTGACCTTAATGGTAAGTATGTTGAGGCATTGCTCTCCGCAAACAAGAGGATTGATTCTGAGGGGAAAAATACTGGGGCATTATGCTTTATGCGTGTTGCCAGTCCAGAGCTTCAACATGCCTTGCAAGTGCAGAAGTTGTCTGAACAAGCTGCGATAAACAGTCTCAAGGAACTAGCTTATCTTCGTCAAGAAATAAGGAACTCACTAAACGGCATTACATTTACGCAAAACTTGATGGAGGCAACTGACTTAACTGAGGAGCAGAAGCAACTTCTTAGAAGGAAAGCCCTCTGCCAAGAGCAGTTGGCAAAGATCTTAGATGACATGGATTTAGATAGCATTGAACAGTG CTATATGGAGCTGAACACAGTAGAGTTTAACCTCGGTGAAGCTCTGGATGCAGTCATAAACCAAGGCATGGCTCTAAGCAGGGAACGGGAGGTGGCGCTTCTTCAAGATTGGCCTGCGGAAGTATCTTCTATGTATTTGTATGGGGATAACTTGAGGCTGCAGCAGGTTCTAGCAGACTTCTTGTCAAGTGCTCTTCAGTTTGCACCGGTGGCTGATGGATCAATCGCACTTCAGGTCATTCCAAGAAAGGAACGTATAGGAACCGGAGTGCAAGTAGTTCATCTCAAATTCAG GATCATTCATCCAGCACCAGGAATACCAGAGACGTTGGTGCAGGAGATGTTCCACCACAGTCAGGGTATGTCAAGGGAAGGCCTCGGTCTTTTCATCAGCCAAAAGCTTGTGAAGATCATGAACGGAACTGTACAATATCTTAGAGAAGCAGAGAGATCATCTTTCATCATTCTCGTCGAGTTCCCTTTGGTTCAGCATCACACAG GATCGAGGACTCATGGTTCATCGACAAGCAAGAAGAAACTTCATTTAGCCTAA